CCCTTGCGCCCGGTGTCGCCGGCCGGGCCGCGGATGCCACGGTCTGTCCGTCCAACCTTGTGCCAAGTCAGACCACCCCGCGGCGGACTGCGCCCGCAGCTCGGGAACGTCGGCGGACGGGCGTGCGCCGGGCCGCCGTCATAGCGCGCCTCGACGCGCGTCCTGGATCAGGGTGCGCAGGCGATCGAGGCCTTCGAGCATGTTGCCTTCCGGCGGTCCGAACGAGAACCGCACCCACTGACGGAGCGGTGACGGCCCGCGACGCATACGCCCGGGATTGATATCAAAGTAGGGGCCCGGGACCACCATGACCCGTCGCGCGAGCGCGTGCGTGAAGAAGGTCATGGCGTCATCCAGGGGGGCCGGAAGGTTCTCCACCGAGCCCCAGAGATAGAAGGTGCCCCGCTGCGCCGCCGGAAAACCTATTCCGAGCGCGCGAAGCTGGTCGAGCATGAGACGCCGTTTGCGAGCGAACGCCGCGCGCACGGCCGTCGTTTCCTGATCCATCAGGGCCGGATCCAGGAGGCCCGCTACAGCCTGTTGCACCGGAACGCTCGCGCCGCCATCGATCGCACTCGCCGCGCGACCGAGGGTTTCGATGATGTCGCGCGGGCCAACCGCCCAGGCGAGGCGCAGGCCGGGGTAGCGGAGGTTCTTCGTCACGCCGTCCACCAGGAGCACGGGATCGGCGTCGACGTCGTCGACAAAGGCCGAGGCCGAGACCGGTCCGTCCGCCCCGGCCCCCTCCTCGTCGAAGATATAGTGCGAATAGAACTCATCTACGACGGCAAGGCAGCCGCGCGCCCGGCACATGGCCACCACCCGATCCAGGTCATCTCCTGCCAGGAGTTGACCGGTGGGGTTGTTTGGATTGGAGAACAGCACAGCGCCCAGGCCATGGCTCTCGACCGCTGCGGCGACCATCTCGGCCGTCAGGCGGAACCCGTCCTCGGCCTGGGTTCTGATCGCCACCGGCGTCAAACGGTGCCTGTGGTAGTCGAGCATGTCCTCGTAGGCGGTGTAGTCGGGAACGACGTAGCCGACATTGACCGGCCCAAGCACGGCGAGGATGCGCGAGAGCATCAGTCTGCCGCCCTGGGCGATCGAAACGTTCTCCTTGGCGTACTTCGAAGTCCGCCCCTGGCGGTAGGTCAGGTTGTAGTGGTCCGCGACCGCCTGCCTCAGCGCATCGACACCGTTGACCGGCCCATAGGCCAGATCCTGCGGCGCAACCTCAATCTGCGAAAGGCGGGGCGGCGCCCCGTCGAGGTCGCCGACCTCCGGCTGCCCTTGCCCAAGGTTGCTCCAATCGGGATTGCCGTTGAAGAACCCGCGCTTGCTGGCTTCCGCCATCACATGGATGACGCCCATATAGGGAATGTCCCGGACCAGGCCTGCGGGGAGGTGGGGGTGGGTGGACATCACGATTCCTTCGAAGAGCGACCGACAATTTGTGTCTGCATCGCCGACATGTCCTCGATTAGCCTGGATCGCCGGCCGGGTTTGTTGGCATCGGAAGCCTGAGCATTGAGGTTGCGGTTTGCCCGCCAGATCATGGCCGCCTCGTGAATAGCCGCCTCAGCCCGTCGCCCCCTCGAATTCGGCTTTCGTCGTGGTCTTGACCTCGACGAGAGAGTCACTGTCGGCCGGAGGGGGGAGCGTCAGGGGCGACTTGCCTCGACTGATGTCGAACCCATGCGGATCGGTGATGGCAGGTGGACCACTCCGGCGCCGCTGGACCAACGGGTGGCTGTGGACGTGAGGGCGAGCACTGGGCGCCAGTTCCGGGGCCATCCTGCAGGACCACCATCGGTGGAGGAGGCTCTATGCTGAGACCTCCGGGGCCCCCGACGCGACCTGACCCGGGCTCTCAACGTGGCCGAGACCGACACGGCGACCTGGCTCGCAAGACCCTGGGCACGGCGACGGCAGCTACGCGACCACCTCGCCAGCGCCTCGACCACACCGCGACGGACGAGGTGAAACCCCGACCTAGAGCGCCGACAGTAACACCTCTTCGAGCGGCCTGCGGACCGCCGGCTGCACGACCGGACCGTGCCCGATGCGAAGAAGTAACTGAGGCCACCCGCGAAGGCCTGCCAGATTCTTGAGAGCCGGCCGTAGCTCGTCGACCTCAATCGGCTGGTTCATGTACGCGGCCGTCATCCCAGCATCCGTGACCTGCAGCAGCATTTGCACATGCGCCACGCCCGCGGCCAGCCAATGCCGTACATCATCGACATCCGTCGCCACGACAATCAACGCTGGCGAACCCGCGGAAATTTCCTGGTCCTTCGCGCCAACTCCCTCGCCGATGTCGAACGTGCGGATCACCAACCCACCGGTCGCCGACAGAACATCGGGCATGCCAAAGTTTGAACCGGACATCCCATCACGCGACGCGCTCCTTCGGGAATGCACCCACGAACCGAGTTCCCGCCGGAACCGGGGATCGGCGAACTGGACTCGATCGCCCTCACTGACCAACGACGCGACACGGCTCTTCACAGTGGGATCGGACAGGAAAGCCAACTCGACGCCTTCCTGGGCGGCGATCTTGCCTA
This genomic stretch from Phenylobacterium sp. LH3H17 harbors:
- a CDS encoding pyridoxal phosphate-dependent aminotransferase, coding for MAEASKRGFFNGNPDWSNLGQGQPEVGDLDGAPPRLSQIEVAPQDLAYGPVNGVDALRQAVADHYNLTYRQGRTSKYAKENVSIAQGGRLMLSRILAVLGPVNVGYVVPDYTAYEDMLDYHRHRLTPVAIRTQAEDGFRLTAEMVAAAVESHGLGAVLFSNPNNPTGQLLAGDDLDRVVAMCRARGCLAVVDEFYSHYIFDEEGAGADGPVSASAFVDDVDADPVLLVDGVTKNLRYPGLRLAWAVGPRDIIETLGRAASAIDGGASVPVQQAVAGLLDPALMDQETTAVRAAFARKRRLMLDQLRALGIGFPAAQRGTFYLWGSVENLPAPLDDAMTFFTHALARRVMVVPGPYFDINPGRMRRGPSPLRQWVRFSFGPPEGNMLEGLDRLRTLIQDARRGAL